A genomic region of Thermotoga sp. Ku-13t contains the following coding sequences:
- a CDS encoding manganese catalase family protein: MPEFVNPFSGKVPDRKLTLSELIRAIRLNIAAEHEAVHQYMAIADATDHPLARKVLIDIANEERVHIGEFTKLLDILTKDETKFMEEGFKEVEQLMAEGDDEEPTVGSLKEGD; the protein is encoded by the coding sequence ATGCCTGAATTCGTCAATCCTTTCAGTGGAAAAGTTCCCGACAGGAAGCTCACACTATCAGAACTCATCCGTGCCATAAGGTTGAACATCGCTGCCGAGCACGAAGCGGTCCATCAGTACATGGCGATCGCCGATGCGACGGATCATCCGCTGGCCAGAAAGGTCCTCATCGACATAGCCAACGAAGAGAGGGTGCACATCGGTGAGTTCACGAAGCTTCTGGACATACTCACGAAAGACGAAACCAAGTTCATGGAAGAAGGGTTCAAAGAGGTCGAACAACTAATGGCTGAAGGAGACGATGAGGAACCAACCGTTGGTTCGCTGAAAGAAGGTGATTGA